From a region of the Methylocystis hirsuta genome:
- a CDS encoding TIGR02300 family protein, translating to MAKPELGAKRQCQSCGTKFYDFNKDPIACPKCGAVYQIVALTRAAARAQQEEESELEKENPETVSLEEVEETEAVAESIDVEDDVEIEGDDAEDDTFLEEEESDDDVSGLIDGDIETDEET from the coding sequence GTGGCAAAACCCGAACTCGGCGCCAAACGCCAATGTCAGTCCTGCGGGACGAAGTTTTACGACTTTAACAAGGACCCGATCGCCTGTCCGAAATGCGGCGCGGTTTATCAGATTGTGGCGCTGACGCGAGCGGCGGCGCGCGCGCAACAAGAAGAAGAGAGCGAACTCGAAAAGGAGAACCCTGAAACGGTGTCGCTCGAAGAAGTCGAGGAGACGGAGGCCGTGGCGGAATCGATCGATGTCGAAGATGATGTGGAGATCGAGGGAGACGACGCCGAAGACGACACCTTCCTCGAGGAGGAAGAGTCCGACGACGATGTCTCCGGATTGATCGACGGCGACATTGAAACTGACGAAGAGACCTGA
- a CDS encoding MucR family transcriptional regulator has protein sequence MNQANNIELAADIVSAYVSNNSVPAGELPGLINEVYSALLRVGVGSAAAPAEPPKPAIPVKRSVTNDYIICLEDGKKFKSLKRHLRTQYGLSPEDYREKWGLPADYPMVAPNYAKARSNLAKQMGLGQQRRRRGK, from the coding sequence ATGAATCAAGCCAACAACATTGAACTCGCGGCTGACATCGTCTCCGCCTATGTGAGCAACAACTCCGTTCCCGCCGGAGAGTTGCCCGGGCTTATCAACGAAGTCTACAGCGCGCTGTTGCGCGTTGGCGTGGGCTCCGCGGCGGCGCCCGCCGAGCCGCCGAAACCGGCGATTCCCGTCAAGCGGTCGGTGACCAATGATTACATCATCTGCCTTGAGGACGGGAAGAAGTTCAAGTCGCTGAAGCGTCATCTGCGCACGCAATATGGGCTGTCGCCCGAAGACTATCGCGAGAAGTGGGGCCTTCCGGCCGATTATCCGATGGTTGCGCCCAACTACGCCAAGGCGCGGTCTAATCTCGCCAAGCAGATGGGGCTCGGCCAGCAGCGCCGGCGTCGCGGCAAATAA
- a CDS encoding MDR family oxidoreductase: MTDFRAIRIDKDSDGQHADYVIMRERDLMEGDVDVDVAFSAINYKDGLAVAGKGPVVRRFPMIPGVDLAGRVTRSAHPEFASGDIVVATACGLGEAHYGGFAEKARLSGDWLAKLPPPLTPARAMAVGTAGLTAMFCVLALERHGARPEDGLAVVTGATGGVGSFAVALLAKAGWRVAAVTGHASEDAYLERLGASEIIGRDELSAPGKPLQKQRFAVGVDTVGGVTLANLLAQTRFDGAVAACGNVAGMEFPATVAPFILRGVSLLGVESVRPRIELRRAAWARIARDLDPCAIDVMSEIISFDDALDRARSIVGGKIRGRVVIDMGLHLPL; the protein is encoded by the coding sequence ATGACTGACTTCAGAGCCATTCGCATCGACAAGGACAGTGACGGCCAACACGCCGATTACGTCATCATGCGCGAGCGCGACCTGATGGAGGGCGATGTCGACGTTGACGTCGCTTTCTCGGCGATCAACTACAAGGACGGTCTCGCCGTTGCCGGCAAGGGACCGGTGGTGCGTCGCTTCCCAATGATCCCCGGCGTCGATCTCGCGGGTCGCGTCACGCGCTCCGCGCATCCGGAATTTGCGTCAGGCGACATTGTGGTTGCGACGGCGTGCGGCCTGGGCGAAGCGCATTATGGAGGCTTTGCGGAAAAGGCGCGGCTATCGGGCGATTGGCTCGCGAAACTGCCGCCGCCGCTGACGCCGGCGCGCGCCATGGCGGTTGGCACGGCGGGACTGACCGCCATGTTCTGCGTGCTTGCGCTGGAGCGCCATGGCGCCCGGCCCGAGGACGGACTCGCGGTGGTGACGGGCGCGACGGGGGGCGTCGGCTCTTTCGCCGTCGCATTGCTCGCCAAGGCTGGCTGGCGCGTGGCCGCCGTCACCGGACATGCGAGCGAAGACGCCTATCTCGAACGCCTGGGCGCGTCCGAAATCATCGGCCGCGACGAATTGTCCGCTCCGGGAAAGCCGCTGCAGAAGCAGCGCTTCGCCGTCGGCGTCGACACTGTCGGCGGCGTCACGCTCGCCAATCTTCTTGCTCAGACGCGCTTCGATGGCGCCGTCGCCGCCTGCGGCAATGTCGCCGGCATGGAGTTTCCGGCGACTGTCGCGCCTTTCATTCTGCGCGGCGTCTCGCTGCTCGGCGTCGAAAGCGTGCGCCCGCGCATCGAGCTGCGGCGGGCCGCATGGGCGCGAATTGCGCGGGACCTCGATCCTTGCGCGATCGACGTGATGAGCGAGATCATTTCCTTCGATGATGCGCTGGATCGCGCCCGCTCGATCGTTGGCGGAAAGATTCGCGGACGCGTCGTTATCGATATGGGCCTGCATCTTCCGCTCTAA
- the greA gene encoding transcription elongation factor GreA, with translation MSSAFTKEQDDDNPREDLPDRPISPHRNLVTPEGLEQIEAELARLQKEVERATASEDNHALALAQRDLRYWSARRASAEVIRAIADHSHVRFGHRVVVELEDGERRSFRLVGEDEADPTKGLIPYVAPLAEALMGKSVGDKAEVIHHSARIVEIG, from the coding sequence ATGAGTTCGGCTTTTACGAAAGAACAGGACGACGACAATCCACGCGAGGATCTGCCTGACCGGCCGATCAGTCCGCATCGCAATCTCGTCACGCCCGAAGGCCTCGAACAGATTGAAGCCGAGCTTGCGCGCCTGCAGAAGGAAGTCGAACGCGCGACGGCGAGCGAAGACAATCACGCGCTCGCGCTGGCGCAACGCGATCTGCGCTATTGGTCGGCGCGTCGCGCCAGCGCCGAAGTCATCCGGGCGATCGCCGATCATTCGCATGTGCGGTTCGGCCATCGCGTCGTCGTCGAACTCGAGGACGGCGAACGCCGCAGTTTCCGGCTCGTCGGCGAAGACGAAGCCGATCCGACGAAGGGGCTCATTCCCTATGTCGCGCCGCTCGCCGAGGCGCTGATGGGCAAGTCCGTCGGCGACAAGGCGGAGGTCATCCACCACAGCGCGCGAATCGTGGAGATCGGTTAG
- a CDS encoding AAA family ATPase — protein MRKIAFVTQKGGAGKSTLASSVAVAARQAGERVFIIDLDPLQTLVNWSRARGVADIAVEHVPPAKLSKALAALAAKGVTLAIIDAPGQEGDYFSAAVRAADLCVIPARPNAFDLWASEITRMRVKEKGKDYAFLLNQCPPAQQSARVELGAKALQAMGGLLAPLVSSRVDYQEAARLGRGVGEYNPDGVAAEEMRELWASIKRRLKKPASAAKTPSAKPTKAVRNAA, from the coding sequence ATGCGCAAAATCGCTTTCGTCACCCAGAAGGGCGGCGCCGGCAAGAGCACGCTCGCCAGCAGCGTCGCCGTCGCCGCGCGCCAGGCTGGGGAACGCGTGTTCATCATCGATCTCGACCCGCTGCAAACCCTCGTCAATTGGTCGCGCGCGCGCGGCGTGGCGGACATCGCCGTCGAACACGTGCCGCCGGCGAAGCTGAGCAAGGCGCTTGCCGCGCTCGCCGCAAAGGGCGTGACGCTCGCCATTATTGATGCGCCGGGCCAGGAGGGCGACTATTTTTCGGCGGCCGTGCGCGCCGCCGATCTTTGCGTCATTCCGGCGCGTCCCAACGCCTTCGATCTCTGGGCGTCGGAAATCACGCGCATGCGCGTGAAGGAGAAAGGCAAGGATTACGCCTTTCTGCTCAACCAATGTCCGCCTGCGCAACAGAGCGCGCGCGTCGAACTCGGCGCCAAGGCGCTGCAGGCGATGGGCGGTCTTCTCGCGCCGCTCGTTTCGTCGCGCGTCGATTATCAGGAAGCGGCGCGGCTCGGGCGAGGGGTCGGCGAATATAACCCCGACGGCGTCGCGGCGGAGGAGATGCGGGAACTCTGGGCCTCGATCAAGCGCCGATTGAAAAAACCGGCGAGCGCGGCCAAGACGCCGTCAGCGAAGCCGACGAAGGCGGTCAGGAACGCCGCCTGA
- a CDS encoding replication-associated recombination protein A, with protein sequence MSDLFQAAKLEEDAPRPLADGLRPTRLDEVAGQDHLLGPEGALTRLVRAGALGSLIFWGPPGTGKTTVARLLAHETKLAFIQISAIFSGVADLKKTFETARARRAAGQGTLLFVDEIHRFNRAQQDSFLPVMEDGTITLIGATTENPSFELNAALLSRARVMTFKALDEAAIEQLLKRAENAEGKPLPLEPDARAALVGMADGDGRAALTLAEEIWRAAKPGEIFDRTGLVDIVQRRAPIYDKAQEGHYNLISALHKCVRGSDPDAALYYLARMLAAGEDPLFLARRIVRMAVEDIGLADPQALVIANAAKDAYDFLGSPEGELALGQAVIYVATAPKSNAAYVAFKRAQRVAEEKGSLTPPKVILNAPTKMMRDEGYGANYEYDHDSPEAFSGQNYWPDSLSRQKFYRPVERGFEREIAKRIDYWDRLRKERGDS encoded by the coding sequence ATGTCCGATCTGTTCCAAGCCGCGAAGCTCGAAGAAGACGCGCCGCGTCCGCTCGCCGACGGGCTGCGGCCGACGCGTCTCGATGAGGTGGCGGGACAGGATCATCTGCTGGGGCCCGAGGGCGCGCTGACGCGGCTCGTCCGCGCCGGCGCGCTCGGCTCGCTGATCTTCTGGGGTCCGCCCGGCACCGGCAAAACCACGGTCGCGCGGCTGCTCGCGCATGAAACCAAGCTCGCCTTCATACAGATATCGGCGATCTTTTCCGGCGTTGCCGATTTGAAGAAGACCTTCGAGACGGCGCGCGCCAGACGCGCCGCAGGCCAGGGGACCTTGCTCTTCGTCGACGAGATTCACCGCTTCAATCGCGCGCAGCAGGATTCCTTCCTGCCGGTGATGGAGGACGGCACGATCACGCTCATCGGCGCAACGACCGAAAACCCATCCTTCGAGCTCAACGCCGCGCTGCTCTCACGCGCGCGCGTGATGACCTTCAAGGCGCTCGACGAAGCGGCGATCGAACAGCTGCTCAAACGCGCCGAAAACGCCGAAGGCAAGCCGCTGCCGCTCGAACCCGACGCGCGCGCCGCGCTGGTCGGCATGGCCGATGGCGATGGCCGCGCGGCGTTGACGCTCGCCGAGGAAATCTGGCGCGCCGCGAAGCCCGGCGAGATCTTCGATCGGACGGGGCTCGTCGACATCGTGCAGCGTCGCGCGCCGATCTACGACAAGGCGCAGGAAGGCCACTACAATCTCATCAGCGCATTGCACAAATGCGTCCGCGGTTCGGACCCCGACGCCGCGCTCTACTACCTCGCGCGCATGCTCGCCGCCGGAGAAGATCCGCTATTTCTCGCACGCCGCATCGTGCGCATGGCGGTCGAAGACATTGGTCTGGCCGATCCGCAAGCGCTCGTCATCGCCAACGCCGCCAAGGACGCCTATGATTTCCTCGGCAGCCCCGAGGGCGAACTCGCATTGGGGCAGGCGGTGATCTATGTGGCGACCGCGCCCAAATCCAACGCCGCCTATGTCGCCTTCAAACGCGCGCAGCGCGTCGCCGAAGAGAAGGGCTCGCTGACGCCGCCGAAGGTCATTCTCAACGCGCCGACGAAAATGATGCGCGACGAGGGCTATGGCGCGAACTACGAATATGATCATGATTCGCCTGAGGCCTTCTCGGGCCAGAACTACTGGCCTGATTCGCTCTCGCGGCAGAAGTTCTACCGACCGGTCGAGCGCGGGTTTGAGCGCGAGATCGCCAAGCGCATCGATTATTGGGATCGACTGCGAAAAGAGCGCGGCGATTCATAA
- a CDS encoding efflux RND transporter periplasmic adaptor subunit, translating into MTRYRSVLVLAVLASVALGAALPSLFSAMRSRIAPDRQSEATEPRPADGEVRLSAAQIEASKIATAKVGPGVVTRRITAPAAIKPDPDKIARVAAKVAGVVEEMRKRLGDQVARGETIAIIDSREVAEAKSEYLAASANFDLQNVLFQREKGLFEKKITAEQLFLKAKTVFMEAKVKLDLARQKLAALDMSEQEIAALPSQPIADLRRKEIRAPISGRVIERLVSVGQPVGGEGQAKELYVISDLSVVEAELAVPATDLALLREGQEVRISNAEGRDFAGKITYVNAMITRETRSGQVLARFANPDFSLRPGSLLEAEISLKEARVKLKIPRSAVMIIDGKPNVFVRTPEGFTKRDVELGRGDDNWVEVVSGLQQGEQIAVSNVFLLKAELGKQNIPEE; encoded by the coding sequence ATGACCCGTTATAGGTCCGTTCTGGTTCTTGCCGTTCTCGCGAGCGTGGCGCTTGGCGCCGCGCTGCCGTCGCTCTTCAGCGCCATGCGCAGCCGCATCGCGCCTGACCGCCAAAGCGAGGCGACTGAGCCCCGGCCCGCCGACGGCGAAGTCCGGCTTTCCGCCGCTCAGATCGAAGCGTCCAAGATCGCGACGGCGAAGGTCGGCCCTGGCGTCGTTACGCGCCGGATCACGGCGCCTGCGGCGATCAAACCCGATCCGGACAAAATCGCGCGCGTCGCCGCCAAGGTCGCAGGCGTCGTCGAAGAGATGCGCAAGCGCCTTGGAGACCAGGTCGCGCGCGGCGAAACCATCGCGATTATCGACTCCCGCGAAGTGGCCGAAGCGAAAAGCGAGTATCTCGCCGCATCGGCGAATTTCGATCTGCAAAATGTGCTTTTTCAACGCGAAAAAGGACTCTTCGAGAAGAAGATCACCGCAGAGCAGCTGTTTCTGAAGGCCAAAACCGTTTTCATGGAAGCCAAAGTGAAGCTCGATCTTGCGCGGCAGAAGCTCGCCGCGCTGGACATGAGCGAGCAGGAGATCGCCGCCCTGCCCTCTCAGCCTATCGCCGATCTTCGCCGCAAGGAGATCCGCGCGCCGATCTCCGGGCGCGTCATCGAGCGTCTGGTCAGCGTCGGACAGCCGGTCGGCGGCGAGGGTCAGGCCAAGGAGCTCTACGTCATCTCCGATCTCTCTGTCGTCGAGGCCGAACTCGCCGTGCCCGCCACCGATCTCGCCCTGTTGCGCGAGGGCCAGGAGGTCCGGATTTCAAACGCCGAAGGACGCGACTTCGCGGGCAAGATCACCTACGTCAATGCGATGATCACCCGGGAAACGCGGTCGGGCCAGGTTCTTGCGCGCTTCGCCAATCCGGATTTCTCGCTGCGTCCCGGCAGCCTCTTGGAGGCGGAAATTTCCCTCAAAGAGGCGCGGGTGAAGCTCAAAATTCCGCGCTCGGCGGTGATGATCATCGACGGCAAGCCCAACGTCTTCGTTCGCACGCCAGAGGGCTTTACCAAGCGCGACGTCGAACTTGGACGGGGAGACGATAACTGGGTTGAAGTCGTCTCCGGATTGCAGCAGGGAGAGCAGATCGCCGTCTCCAATGTCTTTCTGCTGAAGGCGGAGCTCGGCAAGCAGAACATTCCGGAGGAATGA
- a CDS encoding efflux RND transporter permease subunit, protein MIKNLIAFSVRSRWLVVLLTALVVPLGVWSLMRLPIDAVPDITNNQVQINAFAPALSAFEIEKQVTYPIENAIAGIPGLEYTRSLSRNGFAQVTAVFADSVDIYFARQQVGERLTLAKEIFPPGVESHMGPVATGLSEIYMWSVDYAPRAQEKPAPDGKPGWQRNGDYLTPEGQRLRNLLERTAYLRTVQDWIIKPQLRTVPGVAGVDSLGGYIKEYHVQPDPAKIFALGLSFADLAGIIERNNISRGAGYVERNGEGLVVRSPGRLESIDDIAKVVVSTRGGTPVRLEDIAEVGVGRELRMGSASMNGEEVVIGTALMLIGANSREVSSAVNAKMDEIRRLLPPGVEVRTILNRTLLVNATITTVAKNLVEGAALVILVLFVMLGNFRAALVTAMVIPLTMLLLGVGMHVGKISANLMSLGALDFGLIADGAIIVTENCLRRLTQRQNALGRTLTLEERLTTVIDSAVEMRRPTVYGQAIIILVYVPILTFSGVEGKMFHPMAMTVIMALASEFVLSLTFFPAMIAIALSGRVRESENIVVEGLKRAYEPILKWAMAAPLKPIALGAGAFILAAGLYLTLGEEFVPTLDEKNLAMQANRIPSASLTQAQAMQFDIERALRSFPEVDYVFSKTGTAEIATDPMPPNLTDTFIMLKPRDQWPDAGLDKAALIEKMEARLAQLPGNAYEFSQPIQLRFNELLAGVRGDIAVKVFGENFDVLLKAANQIAGVLNTVKGASDVKVEQVVGLPILDIAVDKAAIARLGLSVAAVQDVIGAAIGGQRAGVVFEGDRRFPIVVRLRDNLREDAQALESIPVALPSAAGNTPVVLLKQVAKFSILDGQNQISRENGHRRVVVSANVRGRDIASVVEEARAKIEKKVILPPGYWIAWGGQFENLAAARARLMIVVPACFFLIFLLLYSALGATRDALLVFTAVPLALSGGVAALWLRGMPMSVSAAVGFIALSGVAVLNGLVMRTYISQLIAGDMPERQAIFKGAMTRLRPVIMTALVASLGFLPMALATGTGAEVQKPIATVVIGGLISATALTLVVLPALYAFFCRSPESTTVQQSGG, encoded by the coding sequence ATGATCAAGAATCTCATCGCCTTCTCGGTCCGAAGCCGTTGGCTCGTGGTGTTGTTGACGGCGCTCGTCGTCCCGCTTGGCGTCTGGTCGCTGATGCGATTGCCGATCGACGCAGTGCCGGACATCACCAACAATCAGGTGCAGATCAACGCTTTCGCGCCGGCGCTTTCCGCCTTCGAAATCGAAAAGCAGGTCACCTATCCGATCGAGAACGCCATCGCGGGAATTCCGGGACTCGAATATACCCGCTCGCTTTCGCGCAACGGCTTCGCGCAGGTCACAGCCGTCTTCGCCGACAGCGTCGACATTTATTTCGCGCGCCAGCAGGTCGGCGAACGCCTGACGCTCGCCAAGGAGATTTTTCCGCCGGGCGTCGAATCGCATATGGGCCCGGTCGCCACGGGTCTTTCCGAAATCTACATGTGGTCGGTCGACTACGCGCCGCGAGCCCAGGAGAAACCAGCGCCAGACGGGAAGCCCGGCTGGCAGCGCAACGGCGATTATCTCACGCCGGAAGGGCAGAGGCTGCGCAATTTGCTCGAACGGACCGCCTATCTGCGCACCGTGCAGGATTGGATCATCAAGCCGCAGTTGCGCACAGTTCCGGGAGTCGCCGGCGTCGACTCGCTTGGCGGCTACATTAAGGAATATCACGTTCAGCCGGACCCGGCGAAGATCTTCGCTCTCGGACTGTCCTTCGCCGATCTCGCCGGCATTATCGAACGCAACAATATCAGCCGCGGCGCCGGCTATGTCGAACGCAACGGCGAGGGTCTCGTCGTGCGCAGCCCGGGACGGCTCGAGTCGATCGATGACATCGCCAAAGTCGTCGTATCGACGCGCGGCGGCACGCCGGTGCGACTCGAAGACATCGCGGAGGTGGGCGTCGGACGCGAGCTGCGCATGGGCAGCGCCAGCATGAATGGCGAAGAGGTGGTGATCGGCACGGCGCTGATGCTGATCGGCGCCAACAGTCGCGAAGTCTCCAGCGCCGTCAATGCGAAGATGGACGAGATCCGCCGGCTGCTGCCGCCCGGCGTCGAGGTGCGCACGATCTTGAACCGCACCTTGCTCGTCAACGCGACGATCACCACCGTCGCCAAGAATCTCGTCGAGGGCGCGGCGCTCGTCATCCTCGTGCTCTTCGTCATGCTCGGCAATTTCCGCGCGGCGCTCGTGACGGCGATGGTCATACCGCTGACGATGCTGCTGCTGGGCGTCGGCATGCATGTTGGAAAGATCAGCGCCAATCTGATGAGTCTCGGCGCGCTGGATTTCGGATTGATCGCCGACGGGGCGATCATCGTCACCGAGAACTGCTTGCGTCGCCTGACGCAGCGTCAGAACGCCCTGGGACGCACGCTCACGTTGGAGGAACGGCTGACGACCGTCATCGACTCGGCGGTCGAGATGCGGCGGCCGACGGTCTACGGCCAGGCGATCATCATTCTCGTCTATGTGCCGATTCTGACCTTTTCCGGAGTCGAAGGGAAGATGTTCCATCCGATGGCGATGACCGTCATCATGGCGCTCGCTTCCGAATTCGTTCTGTCGCTAACATTCTTTCCGGCGATGATCGCCATCGCGCTTTCTGGCCGCGTGCGCGAATCCGAAAACATCGTCGTCGAAGGGCTCAAGCGCGCCTATGAGCCCATATTGAAATGGGCGATGGCCGCGCCTTTGAAGCCGATCGCGCTCGGCGCGGGCGCCTTCATTCTCGCGGCGGGTCTCTATCTGACTCTGGGCGAAGAATTCGTTCCGACGCTCGACGAAAAGAACCTCGCCATGCAGGCCAATCGCATCCCCAGCGCGTCGCTGACGCAAGCGCAGGCGATGCAATTCGACATCGAACGCGCGCTGCGCAGCTTTCCAGAGGTCGACTACGTCTTCTCCAAAACCGGCACGGCCGAGATCGCAACGGATCCGATGCCGCCAAACCTGACCGATACTTTCATTATGCTGAAGCCGCGCGACCAATGGCCCGACGCAGGCCTCGACAAGGCGGCGCTGATCGAAAAAATGGAGGCGCGGCTCGCGCAACTGCCGGGCAACGCCTATGAGTTCTCGCAGCCCATTCAACTGCGTTTCAATGAACTGCTCGCCGGCGTGCGCGGCGACATCGCCGTAAAAGTGTTCGGCGAAAATTTTGACGTTCTGTTGAAGGCGGCCAATCAGATCGCCGGCGTTCTCAATACGGTCAAAGGCGCGAGCGATGTAAAGGTCGAACAGGTGGTTGGCCTCCCGATCCTCGACATCGCCGTCGATAAGGCCGCGATCGCGCGCCTTGGCCTCAGCGTCGCCGCGGTGCAGGACGTGATCGGCGCAGCGATCGGCGGGCAAAGGGCTGGAGTGGTGTTCGAGGGCGACCGCCGCTTCCCCATCGTCGTTCGTCTGCGGGACAATTTGCGCGAGGACGCGCAGGCTTTGGAGTCGATTCCGGTCGCGCTTCCCTCGGCGGCGGGCAATACGCCCGTCGTGCTGCTGAAGCAGGTGGCGAAATTCTCCATCCTCGACGGCCAGAACCAGATTTCGCGGGAAAACGGCCATCGCCGCGTCGTGGTCAGCGCCAATGTGCGCGGGCGCGACATTGCGTCGGTTGTCGAAGAAGCGCGCGCAAAGATCGAGAAAAAGGTGATCCTGCCGCCCGGCTACTGGATTGCCTGGGGCGGGCAATTCGAAAATCTCGCGGCGGCCCGGGCGCGTTTGATGATCGTCGTGCCGGCCTGCTTTTTCTTGATCTTTCTGCTGCTCTACTCGGCGCTCGGCGCGACGCGCGACGCGCTGCTGGTGTTCACCGCGGTGCCGCTGGCGCTTTCCGGCGGCGTCGCTGCGCTGTGGCTGCGCGGCATGCCCATGTCCGTCTCGGCCGCGGTCGGCTTCATCGCGCTCTCTGGCGTCGCTGTGCTCAACGGCCTCGTCATGCGCACCTATATTTCGCAATTGATCGCAGGCGACATGCCCGAACGCCAAGCGATCTTCAAAGGCGCGATGACGCGGCTGCGGCCGGTCATCATGACGGCCCTGGTCGCGTCGCTCGGCTTCCTGCCGATGGCGCTCGCGACGGGCACCGGCGCCGAAGTGCAAAAGCCGATCGCGACGGTCGTCATCGGCGGCCTGATCAGCGCCACGGCGCTGACTCTTGTGGTTCTGCCCGCGCTTTACGCGTTCTTCTGTCGTTCGCCAGAGTCAACGACCGTGCAGCAAAGCGGAGGTTGA
- a CDS encoding TolC family outer membrane protein — translation MRGVASVLICFFLGGGATHAETLMGAMRRAYNANPQLNAGRAELRAIDERVPQAEAGMRPRVSGDAYLGVQRNRLVTKQRDVDINDPTNTSVTKNIQNGDSLPRSAHLTFEQPIFDGFKAQNETRAAESGVFAGRERLRLTEQRILFDAVTAYMNVLRDTAALKLQESNVAVLKEQLRQTRERYQYGQITLTDVAQVEARLAGGTSLAGAARATLDASIGVYRKTVGVEPTKLAPGAPIDRLLPKSREEAERIAQHEHPFILAALHEADVADLDIKALEADFMPKLSIVGDVFTQTDISGIGNRNVGAKVLGHLNVPIYEGGLTSSRVRQAKETAGQRRFDADVARAEVLSLVRAYWGALQAAKTQISAAQTQIAAAERALYGVREEAKAGQRTTLEILIAQQELLYARIALLIAQRDRVVASYAVLSSLGRLSSGWLGLTPGGYDPAIHFEQVKDLWGDPTTPDR, via the coding sequence ATGCGCGGCGTCGCCTCGGTCCTGATCTGCTTCTTTCTGGGCGGCGGCGCGACGCATGCGGAAACCTTGATGGGCGCGATGCGTCGCGCCTATAACGCCAATCCGCAGCTCAACGCCGGCAGAGCCGAACTGCGCGCCATCGACGAAAGAGTGCCGCAAGCGGAGGCCGGCATGAGGCCGCGCGTGAGCGGCGACGCCTATCTCGGCGTGCAGCGCAATCGGCTTGTCACGAAGCAGCGCGACGTCGATATCAACGACCCGACCAACACCTCGGTCACGAAGAACATTCAAAACGGCGACAGCCTTCCCCGCTCCGCCCATCTGACATTCGAGCAACCGATATTCGACGGGTTCAAGGCGCAGAACGAAACGCGCGCGGCGGAATCGGGGGTCTTCGCCGGACGCGAGCGGCTGCGCCTGACCGAACAGCGCATATTATTCGACGCCGTCACCGCCTATATGAATGTCTTGCGCGACACGGCGGCGCTCAAACTTCAGGAAAGCAATGTCGCGGTCCTGAAGGAGCAATTGCGCCAGACGCGGGAGCGCTATCAGTACGGACAGATCACCTTGACGGATGTCGCGCAGGTCGAGGCGCGGCTCGCGGGCGGCACGTCTCTCGCCGGCGCCGCGCGCGCCACGCTTGACGCCAGCATCGGCGTCTATCGCAAGACGGTCGGCGTCGAGCCGACGAAGCTCGCGCCGGGCGCGCCGATCGACCGATTGCTGCCGAAGTCGCGCGAAGAGGCGGAACGCATCGCGCAACACGAACATCCGTTCATCCTCGCGGCCCTTCACGAGGCCGACGTCGCCGATCTCGACATCAAGGCGCTCGAAGCCGACTTCATGCCCAAACTGTCGATCGTCGGCGACGTTTTTACGCAGACCGATATTTCCGGCATCGGCAACCGCAATGTCGGCGCGAAAGTCCTCGGACATCTCAACGTGCCGATCTACGAGGGCGGCCTGACGTCCTCCCGGGTGCGGCAGGCGAAAGAAACCGCCGGGCAGCGACGGTTCGACGCCGACGTTGCGCGCGCCGAGGTTCTCTCGCTGGTGCGCGCCTATTGGGGCGCGCTGCAGGCGGCGAAAACTCAGATTTCAGCAGCGCAAACGCAAATCGCCGCGGCCGAGCGCGCGCTTTACGGGGTGCGAGAAGAGGCCAAGGCCGGTCAGCGGACGACGCTCGAAATTCTTATCGCGCAGCAAGAGCTGCTTTACGCCCGCATCGCGCTCCTCATCGCGCAGCGCGACCGCGTCGTCGCCTCCTATGCCGTGCTCTCTTCGCTCGGGCGGCTTTCTTCGGGCTGGCTCGGTCTTACGCCCGGCGGCTATGATCCGGCGATCCACTTCGAGCAGGTGAAGGATCTCTGGGGCGACCCGACCACGCCCGACCGCTAA